In Musa acuminata AAA Group cultivar baxijiao unplaced genomic scaffold, Cavendish_Baxijiao_AAA HiC_scaffold_1083, whole genome shotgun sequence, the sequence TATTTAACCGCTCCGCTCTCACGCTCTTCGTCCCTCGCTCGTACCCATTTGCTTCGCTTACAAACCCTCTCTTTCTGGACCTCCATCTCGCCACTTCCGTTCCTCCAAATACCTTGCCTTTTGCGCCGCTAAAACTGTGGCTTCTTGCCCCGCCCATGTCGTACTCTGAAGTGGACGCTTCCTCCCTCACGCTCTTCCTCCCCCGAGCCGCCCTCTCCCCGATCCTCGCCGTGACCCTCATTGCTTTCTCCGTCCTATGGTTCTTCCCCGGCGGAATCGCCTGGGCTCTCTCCAGGGCCCACGCGTGCTCCATCCCCGGCCCGTCCGGCTTCGTTTCTGCCCTCTCCGGCTCCGCAGCCCACCGGGTGCTCGCCGGGCTCGCCAACTCGCACAAGGCCATCGATTTGATGGCATTCTCCGTCGGCTTCACGCGGTTCGTCGTGTCGAGCCACCCCGACTCGGCGAAGGAGATCCTCCAGAGCTCGGCCTTCGCCGACCGCCCCATCAAGGAGTCCGCCTACGAGCTCCTATTCCACCGCGCCATGGGGTTCGCCCCGTTCGGCGAGTACTGGAGGAACCTGAGGAGGATCTCTTCCACCCACCTGTTCAGCCCTCGACGGGTAGCCGCGTTCGGCGAGCGCCGGAGGGCGATCGGGGAGCAAATGGTGGCCCACGTCCGGGACCTGATGGCGAAGAATGGCGTGGTGGAGGTGAAGAAGGTTCTGCACGTTGGGTCTCTGAACAACGTGATGATGAACGTCTTCGGCAGAAGATACGACTTTGGCAAGGGTGAGGGATCGGAGCTGGAGGGGCTGGTCAAAGAAGGGTATGAGCTCCTTGGTCTGTTCAATTGGGCTGATCACTTCCCTCTACTGGGGTGGTTGGACTTGCAAGGGGTGAGGAAGAGGTGCAGGAGTCTATCGAAACGAGTAAATGCCTTTGTGGGGGGCATCATAGAGGAGCACAGGGTGATGGGCAGGATTAGTGGAGGTGTGGTGGATGGCGCAGGAGACTTTGTGGATGTGCTTCTTGGTCTGGAAAAGGAGGAGAAGCTTTCTGACGCCGACATGGTTGCGGTTCTCTGGGTAAGTGCAGCTCATGACACAGTCATTAAGCTTCGTATCTTTTCATTTAAGGTGCTGTCTACTTGGTTGTTAGCGTTTGATCCTTTTGCTTGATCTGCTACATGTTTTCTGTGGCTGACTTGCGGTTATCGTAGTGGAGCATATCAAACCTGTGTTCCTTAGTTTATCTCATATAATTCCTCGAAAGTGATTTCAGAATCTTATCTCCTCTTGGTGTCGGACGAATAATTGATGT encodes:
- the LOC135666320 gene encoding cytochrome P450 78A5-like; protein product: MSYSEVDASSLTLFLPRAALSPILAVTLIAFSVLWFFPGGIAWALSRAHACSIPGPSGFVSALSGSAAHRVLAGLANSHKAIDLMAFSVGFTRFVVSSHPDSAKEILQSSAFADRPIKESAYELLFHRAMGFAPFGEYWRNLRRISSTHLFSPRRVAAFGERRRAIGEQMVAHVRDLMAKNGVVEVKKVLHVGSLNNVMMNVFGRRYDFGKGEGSELEGLVKEGYELLGLFNWADHFPLLGWLDLQGVRKRCRSLSKRVNAFVGGIIEEHRVMGRISGGVVDGAGDFVDVLLGLEKEEKLSDADMVAVLWEMIFRGTDTVAILLEWIMARLVLHPDAQSKARSEIDAVVGNTRPVTDADIVSLPYLQAIVKESLRMHPPGPLLSWARLAVHDAHVGSHFIPAGTTAMVNMWAITHDESIWAEPNEFKPERFTEEDVNILGSDLRLAPFGAGRRACPGKAMGLATVHLWLAQLLQSFNWVPADGGVDLSERLRMSLEMEKPLVCRAVPRC